The Gymnodinialimonas sp. 57CJ19 genome includes a window with the following:
- a CDS encoding DUF938 domain-containing protein has protein sequence MTEEQSPTYTDGRLSAPYALRNRDAITDALRQLAPPTGRALEIASGTGQHVVGFAKALPGLHWQPSDPDETRRASIEAWTRAEQSTNIAPPMALDASEPGWSQQHGPFDLIFLANLLHLIPDAAAATCLSEMANALRPGGRVVVYGPFLRDGKTTSDGDAEFDARIRSENPGAGYKDVRWVLDAWTNAGLSPDTPQDMPANNLLLSAIDPNQGDLT, from the coding sequence ATGACCGAAGAACAGTCGCCCACCTACACCGATGGACGGCTGAGCGCCCCCTACGCCCTGCGCAACCGGGATGCGATCACCGATGCCCTTAGGCAGTTGGCCCCACCAACGGGCCGGGCATTGGAAATCGCCTCGGGCACCGGGCAGCATGTGGTCGGATTTGCCAAAGCCCTGCCCGGCCTTCATTGGCAGCCTTCAGACCCCGATGAAACGCGGCGAGCGTCCATCGAGGCCTGGACCAGAGCCGAGCAGTCTACCAACATCGCGCCCCCCATGGCGCTTGATGCCAGTGAACCGGGCTGGTCGCAGCAGCACGGCCCATTTGATCTGATCTTTCTGGCCAATCTTCTGCACCTGATCCCCGATGCCGCTGCCGCGACTTGTCTGTCCGAGATGGCAAACGCCCTGCGCCCCGGCGGCCGTGTCGTGGTCTATGGCCCCTTTCTTCGCGACGGAAAGACCACCTCTGACGGCGACGCCGAGTTTGACGCCCGTATCCGATCCGAGAACCCCGGCGCCGGATACAAAGACGTCCGTTGGGTGCTAGACGCTTGGACAAATGCCGGCCTGTCACCCGATACGCCGCAAGATATGCCAGCCAACAACTTGCTCTTGAGCGCCATAGACCCTAACCAAGGCGACCTTACGTAA
- a CDS encoding FAD-binding oxidoreductase, whose protein sequence is MTYDFLIIGGGIAGTSAGARLAALGTTCLLEVEPALAYHTSGRSAALYEANYGHPVTVALNHASLDDHHTLDGGFLSPRGLLMLASEAEADAFDHDVKAMDLTEISVAEACALVPILNTDHITRAAHHDAAWDIDTDRMVQYFARAIRANGSVETGQTVTALSRTDAGWEVTTNSQTLHAHHIVNAAGAWADQIASLAGIEPIGLTPYRRSMARMPAPGGHDVSRWPMIFGAGEDWYAKPDAGAWLVSPAEEDPSIPHDAYADDMVLAEGIARYQPFVTEDVTRVTSTWAGLRTFAPDRCLVIGPDAADPSFLWSAGQGGYGFQTAPAASQLLADLVSGTAPSLDPSVVKALSPSRFQSV, encoded by the coding sequence ATGACCTATGATTTCCTCATCATCGGTGGCGGCATCGCCGGCACCTCCGCCGGGGCACGGCTCGCGGCCCTCGGCACCACCTGCCTCCTGGAGGTTGAGCCCGCGCTGGCCTATCACACCTCCGGCCGGTCGGCCGCGCTCTACGAGGCGAACTACGGCCACCCGGTGACGGTCGCGCTGAACCACGCATCGCTGGATGATCACCACACGCTCGATGGCGGCTTCCTGTCGCCGCGCGGGTTGCTGATGCTGGCGAGCGAGGCCGAGGCGGACGCCTTCGATCACGACGTCAAGGCCATGGACCTGACCGAGATCTCGGTCGCAGAGGCCTGCGCCCTCGTCCCGATCCTCAACACGGACCATATCACCCGTGCCGCGCATCACGACGCGGCTTGGGATATCGATACCGATCGCATGGTGCAGTACTTCGCCCGCGCGATCCGCGCCAATGGATCGGTGGAGACCGGCCAGACCGTCACCGCCCTGTCACGCACGGACGCCGGGTGGGAGGTCACAACCAATAGCCAAACCCTCCATGCGCATCACATCGTGAATGCAGCCGGCGCCTGGGCAGACCAGATTGCTAGCCTCGCGGGTATCGAACCGATCGGGCTGACCCCCTACAGGCGCTCCATGGCACGGATGCCTGCGCCGGGTGGCCACGACGTCAGCCGCTGGCCGATGATTTTCGGCGCAGGCGAAGACTGGTACGCCAAACCTGATGCAGGCGCCTGGCTGGTCTCTCCGGCGGAAGAAGACCCCTCCATACCCCATGACGCCTACGCCGATGATATGGTTCTGGCCGAAGGCATCGCCCGCTACCAGCCTTTCGTGACCGAAGACGTCACCCGCGTCACTAGCACTTGGGCGGGTTTGCGCACCTTCGCCCCGGATCGCTGCCTTGTGATCGGCCCCGATGCCGCTGATCCCAGCTTCCTCTGGTCCGCTGGACAGGGGGGCTACGGGTTTCAGACAGCCCCCGCCGCCAGCCAACTGCTTGCCGATCTTGTCTCTGGCACAGCCCCTTCGCTGGACCCATCCGTGGTAAAAGCGCTCTCTCCATCGCGGTTTCAATCGGTTTAA
- a CDS encoding BMP family ABC transporter substrate-binding protein produces the protein MKLTTKLLASAALATGLAGAAFADGHDPFQVGFIYVGPTGDLGWTYEHDQGRLAVEEAYGDQVETVYLESVPEGADAERAITTMVLGGADMIFTTSFGYMEATNAVAAQFPDVLFEHATGYLREHPNVSTYSARFYEGRAIQGHIAGQMTESNIIGYIGSFPIPEVIRGMNSAFLHARAVNPDVQFRVVWAYTWFDPAAEGAAAQALIDAGADVILQHTDSTAPQAAAQEAGIYSFGQASDMAQFAPAPRISSIIDNWAPYYIERVGAAMDGTWEQSDRWDGIGPGMVGIGEMTEAIPEEVRASAQEMIDAIAAGEYHPFTGPINRQDGTAWLAEGEVADDGTLAGMDFFVEGITGDIPN, from the coding sequence ATGAAACTCACGACCAAACTTCTGGCCAGCGCAGCGCTTGCCACTGGCCTCGCCGGTGCGGCCTTTGCAGACGGCCACGACCCGTTCCAAGTCGGCTTTATCTACGTCGGCCCTACGGGCGATCTGGGCTGGACCTATGAACATGACCAAGGCCGCTTGGCCGTTGAGGAAGCCTACGGCGACCAGGTTGAAACAGTCTACCTTGAATCCGTGCCCGAGGGTGCCGACGCCGAGCGTGCGATTACTACGATGGTCCTGGGTGGCGCGGACATGATCTTCACCACGTCCTTTGGCTACATGGAGGCAACCAACGCCGTTGCTGCCCAGTTCCCCGATGTGCTGTTTGAACACGCCACTGGCTACCTGCGCGAGCATCCCAACGTCTCCACCTACTCAGCGCGCTTCTACGAGGGCCGCGCGATCCAGGGCCACATCGCGGGCCAGATGACCGAAAGCAACATCATCGGCTACATCGGCTCCTTCCCGATCCCCGAGGTCATCCGTGGCATGAACTCCGCCTTCCTGCACGCCCGCGCCGTGAACCCCGATGTCCAATTCCGCGTGGTCTGGGCTTACACTTGGTTCGACCCGGCAGCCGAAGGCGCGGCCGCCCAGGCGCTGATCGACGCGGGCGCTGACGTGATCTTGCAACACACCGATTCCACTGCTCCCCAGGCGGCAGCGCAGGAGGCCGGCATCTACTCCTTCGGCCAAGCCTCGGACATGGCGCAATTCGCGCCTGCGCCGCGGATCTCCTCGATCATCGACAACTGGGCACCTTACTACATCGAGCGTGTCGGCGCTGCGATGGATGGCACTTGGGAACAGTCGGACCGTTGGGACGGCATCGGCCCGGGCATGGTCGGAATCGGCGAAATGACCGAAGCGATCCCGGAAGAGGTCCGCGCCTCGGCGCAAGAGATGATCGACGCCATCGCGGCGGGCGAATACCACCCCTTCACCGGCCCGATCAACCGCCAGGATGGCACCGCTTGGTTGGCTGAAGGCGAAGTGGCCGATGACGGCACGCTGGCAGGCATGGACTTCTTCGTTGAAGGCATCACCGGCGACATTCCCAACTGA
- a CDS encoding ion transporter has translation MPLSLSRSDIIEILDGTHPRLGRVVALAIYGLICLSAVVIALETMPDLSPRVNAVLVAAEILILTVFVIEYALRLSCSEKPLKYAFSFWGIVDFLAIVPALVFLLPDFATIRAIRLLRILRLLKLFKANRALDRIARALDQAKTEFAIFFFIACVALYLASVGIYHFEHEAQPDGFSSIPESLWWAIATFTTVGYGDVYPITVGGRIFTGIIMLIGIGIIAVPAGLVTAALTEAAPADHKNTQQPESNRGDE, from the coding sequence ATGCCACTTTCCTTGTCCCGATCTGACATCATCGAAATCCTCGACGGTACGCACCCCCGTCTGGGCCGGGTTGTGGCGCTGGCCATCTATGGGTTGATCTGCCTCTCGGCGGTTGTGATTGCCCTTGAAACGATGCCAGACCTGTCACCACGCGTGAACGCCGTTCTGGTCGCTGCAGAGATCTTGATCCTGACAGTATTCGTCATCGAATACGCCTTGCGGTTGTCCTGTTCGGAAAAGCCCCTGAAATACGCGTTCAGCTTCTGGGGCATCGTTGATTTCCTCGCCATCGTGCCCGCGTTGGTCTTCCTGCTGCCGGATTTCGCCACCATCCGGGCGATCCGCCTTCTGCGCATTTTGCGGCTGCTGAAACTGTTCAAAGCGAACCGCGCGCTTGACCGTATCGCACGGGCCCTGGACCAGGCCAAAACCGAGTTCGCGATTTTCTTCTTCATTGCCTGCGTGGCGCTTTATCTGGCGTCCGTGGGCATCTACCATTTTGAGCATGAGGCCCAACCTGACGGGTTCTCGTCGATCCCCGAAAGCCTGTGGTGGGCAATCGCCACCTTCACCACAGTGGGCTACGGCGACGTCTATCCAATCACCGTGGGCGGGCGCATCTTCACCGGCATCATCATGTTGATCGGCATCGGCATTATTGCCGTTCCCGCCGGCCTCGTCACTGCCGCCTTGACCGAGGCCGCACCCGCAGACCACAAAAACACACAACAACCAGAATCCAACAGAGGGGATGAATAA